A window from uncultured Desulfobacter sp. encodes these proteins:
- the aroC gene encoding chorismate synthase, producing the protein MSSSFGKLFRVSTFGESHCSGVGVVVDGCLPGMALTEPDIQCQLDRRRPGQSAVSTDRQESDQVTIQSGTEQGLTLGTPISLFVPNKDHRPGDYKSMADIPRPSHADFTYQSKYGIRASSGGGRSSARETIGRVCAGAIAEKMLKEALGINIVAWVSQVGEIKAPETDGLNLTRDMVDASMIRCPDADTAKAMEAVVLKAKEDKDSIGGVVSCVCTNVPAGLGEPIFDKLEALLAHAMLSIPATKGFEIGSGFAGAQMRGSAHNDPFVEKNGRLGTTTNFSGGIQGGISNGEPIIFKVAFKPPATIGLAQETVDFTGQQATLEAKGRHDPCVVARAVPIVESMAALVLADVMLQQQARTAGMALMNGK; encoded by the coding sequence ATGTCAAGTTCATTTGGAAAATTGTTTCGTGTTTCAACCTTTGGTGAATCCCATTGCTCCGGAGTCGGGGTGGTTGTGGACGGGTGCCTGCCCGGCATGGCGTTGACGGAACCCGATATCCAGTGCCAACTCGACCGCAGACGTCCGGGGCAGAGCGCAGTATCAACGGACAGGCAGGAGTCGGACCAGGTGACCATACAGTCCGGTACGGAACAGGGGTTAACCCTTGGCACGCCCATCAGCCTGTTTGTGCCCAACAAGGACCATCGCCCGGGGGATTATAAATCCATGGCTGACATCCCAAGACCCTCCCATGCGGATTTTACCTATCAATCCAAATACGGCATCCGGGCCTCTTCCGGCGGCGGACGGTCTTCGGCCAGAGAGACCATCGGCCGGGTCTGCGCCGGTGCCATTGCCGAAAAAATGCTCAAGGAGGCTTTAGGTATTAATATTGTGGCCTGGGTCAGCCAGGTGGGTGAAATTAAAGCACCGGAAACCGACGGGCTGAATCTTACCCGGGACATGGTGGATGCCAGCATGATCCGCTGCCCGGATGCGGATACGGCAAAGGCCATGGAGGCCGTTGTCCTGAAGGCCAAAGAAGACAAGGACTCCATCGGCGGTGTGGTCTCATGTGTCTGCACCAATGTGCCGGCAGGCTTAGGGGAACCGATCTTTGACAAACTTGAGGCACTTTTGGCTCACGCCATGCTTTCCATTCCCGCCACCAAGGGGTTTGAGATCGGTTCAGGCTTTGCCGGTGCCCAGATGCGCGGCTCTGCGCACAATGACCCCTTTGTGGAGAAAAACGGGCGACTTGGCACCACAACCAATTTCAGCGGCGGTATCCAGGGCGGTATCTCCAACGGTGAACCCATTATATTCAAAGTAGCCTTTAAACCCCCGGCAACCATCGGACTTGCCCAGGAAACCGTGGATTTTACGGGCCAGCAGGCCACACTTGAGGCCAAGGGGCGGCATGATCCATGTGTCGTCGCCAGGGCGGTCCCCATTGTGGAAAGCATGGCGGCCCTTGTACTGGCCGATGTCATGCTGCAGCAGCAGGCCAGGACAGCCGGCATGGCCCTCATGAACGGGAAATAA
- a CDS encoding sigma 54-interacting transcriptional regulator, producing the protein MKDVTDFLPEELAFFKSVHYAGAANPFGRERVLREAELAGVSPDSPREIRLPKACQAVRHHLAQLEKRGKINLSACRGETRYFLRSALLFHFFHQFRKQIDTLITRQLENAEESLEAHFAPKALKLLRDWGFGIEESRRFIGLAYQFRRAYYFIFRHLVGRSRCMQQLRRDLWQNVFTHDILMYDQYLWNRMENFSTLLFGETGTGKGTAALAMGRSGYIPFDETENRFTHNFVNTFTTLNISEFPETIIESELFGHVRGAFTGAVKDHKGVFSRCSPNGSILLDEIGELSTHVQIKLLNVLQERVYSPVGSDEKNRFHGRIIAATNRSIREIREKKIFRDDFYYRLCSDIITVPPLHQRIAQDPEELSDLLAHTVTRIIGQPSPEIVSRVLGYIESSLTLSYPWPGNVRELEQCVRRVVLRNAYEMNDAQRSAAKTDSLTRQIQDGRLSAQDLLAHYCGSLYEKHGTYEAVSRIAGLDRRTVKKYIDSQNQK; encoded by the coding sequence ATGAAAGACGTAACCGATTTTCTGCCCGAAGAACTTGCCTTTTTTAAGAGTGTTCACTACGCCGGTGCAGCCAATCCCTTCGGCAGGGAGCGGGTTCTTCGGGAAGCAGAACTTGCCGGTGTTTCACCGGACAGCCCCCGAGAGATCCGGCTGCCCAAGGCATGCCAGGCCGTGAGGCATCATCTGGCCCAACTGGAAAAACGCGGCAAAATCAATTTGAGCGCCTGCAGGGGAGAAACCCGATATTTTCTGCGGTCGGCACTGCTGTTTCACTTTTTTCATCAGTTCAGAAAACAGATCGACACCCTGATCACCCGCCAGCTTGAGAATGCCGAAGAGTCCCTGGAAGCCCATTTTGCGCCAAAAGCACTGAAGCTTTTGCGCGACTGGGGTTTCGGTATTGAAGAGAGCCGGCGTTTTATTGGCCTGGCCTATCAGTTCCGGCGGGCCTACTATTTTATTTTCCGGCATCTGGTGGGCCGCAGCCGATGTATGCAGCAGTTGCGGCGGGATCTGTGGCAGAACGTATTCACCCATGACATCCTCATGTATGACCAGTATCTATGGAACCGCATGGAGAATTTTTCCACCCTGCTGTTCGGGGAGACAGGGACAGGCAAGGGGACGGCTGCCCTGGCCATGGGGCGGTCGGGCTATATCCCCTTTGATGAAACTGAAAACAGGTTCACCCATAATTTTGTAAACACCTTTACCACACTCAACATCAGTGAATTTCCTGAAACCATCATTGAATCCGAATTGTTCGGCCATGTGCGCGGGGCATTTACAGGGGCCGTCAAGGACCATAAAGGGGTATTCAGCCGGTGCAGTCCCAACGGTTCCATTCTTCTGGATGAAATCGGCGAGTTGTCCACCCATGTTCAGATCAAACTGCTCAATGTGCTCCAGGAACGTGTCTATTCACCGGTGGGAAGCGATGAAAAAAACAGGTTTCACGGCAGAATCATTGCCGCCACAAACCGCAGCATCCGGGAGATTCGGGAAAAGAAAATATTCAGGGATGATTTTTACTATCGCCTATGCTCCGACATCATCACCGTACCGCCGCTGCACCAAAGGATTGCCCAGGATCCCGAAGAGCTTTCGGATCTTCTGGCACACACGGTGACCCGTATTATCGGTCAGCCCTCCCCGGAAATTGTCTCTCGCGTCTTGGGTTATATTGAATCCAGCCTGACCCTTTCATACCCATGGCCGGGTAATGTGCGGGAACTGGAGCAATGTGTCAGGCGTGTGGTCCTGCGAAACGCCTATGAGATGAATGATGCCCAAAGGTCCGCGGCCAAAACAGATTCCTTAACCCGACAGATTCAAGACGGCCGGCTCAGTGCCCAGGACCTGCTCGCCCACTATTGCGGCAGCCTGTATGAAAAACACGGCACCTATGAGGCGGTTTCGCGCATTGCCGGGCTGGACCGGCGGACAGTTAAGAAGTATATTGATTCCCAGAATCAGAAATAA
- a CDS encoding DVU0772 family protein, with protein sequence MRLKDIKKDFNLINSVDWEMTPEEAIALHLEWGPLRSQSYYNSRDNNNETVYFVINTWKKTPILTLVRRKGFDSEELGNFDLPEDVVSDFMQGIGKYKGVYAVEGKVKDWLKKELDA encoded by the coding sequence ATGAGACTCAAAGACATAAAAAAAGACTTTAACCTGATTAATTCCGTGGACTGGGAGATGACCCCTGAAGAAGCCATTGCCCTGCATCTTGAATGGGGGCCGCTACGTTCCCAGAGCTACTACAATTCCAGGGACAACAATAATGAAACCGTTTATTTCGTCATCAATACCTGGAAGAAAACCCCCATTTTGACCCTTGTAAGAAGAAAGGGGTTTGATTCCGAAGAACTTGGCAATTTTGATCTGCCCGAGGATGTTGTTTCGGATTTCATGCAGGGCATCGGCAAATACAAAGGTGTCTATGCCGTGGAAGGCAAAGTTAAAGACTGGCTTAAAAAGGAACTTGATGCCTAA
- a CDS encoding rubredoxin, whose amino-acid sequence MSDPKDMYQCQVTNCGFIYDPDRGDRKGKIKKGTKFEDLPEDWRCPICGASPKSFKCLG is encoded by the coding sequence ATGTCAGATCCAAAGGATATGTACCAATGTCAGGTGACCAATTGCGGATTTATTTATGATCCAGACAGGGGTGATCGCAAAGGAAAAATTAAAAAAGGAACTAAATTTGAAGACCTGCCCGAAGACTGGCGCTGCCCGATCTGCGGTGCCAGCCCTAAAAGTTTTAAGTGCCTGGGCTGA
- the proC gene encoding pyrroline-5-carboxylate reductase, protein MLQDKKIGFIGSGNMGEALVSGLVLSKAAKPENIICSDIYPETRKAIQEKYGVLTTASNIEVCEKSEIIIYATKPQILGSVLKETAPALDKSKLVISIAAGVPLAAIAAGLQKELRLIRSMPNICAFVKESATAVCAGEFVQEGDVEMARAVFDSVGKTVFIQENVLMDAFTGLSGSGPAYIFTIVDAMADAGVKMGLSRKDSLFLSTQTVLGAAQLLLESGEHPGQLKDRVASPGGTAIAGIHTLEQGGLRTTLINAVESATKRSKELGDMMVKDFIKNAEN, encoded by the coding sequence ATGCTTCAGGATAAAAAAATTGGTTTCATTGGAAGCGGAAACATGGGGGAGGCCCTGGTCAGCGGCCTTGTGCTGTCCAAGGCAGCCAAACCCGAAAATATCATCTGCTCGGATATTTACCCCGAGACACGTAAAGCGATTCAGGAAAAATACGGGGTATTGACCACAGCCAGCAACATTGAAGTCTGTGAAAAATCAGAAATTATCATCTACGCCACCAAACCCCAGATCCTGGGTTCCGTGCTCAAGGAGACGGCACCGGCCCTGGATAAATCCAAGCTTGTGATCTCCATTGCTGCGGGTGTGCCTTTGGCCGCCATCGCCGCAGGGCTTCAAAAGGAACTGCGCCTGATTCGGTCCATGCCCAATATCTGCGCATTTGTCAAAGAGAGTGCAACCGCAGTATGTGCGGGAGAATTTGTCCAGGAAGGTGATGTGGAGATGGCCCGGGCAGTTTTTGATTCTGTGGGAAAAACCGTATTTATCCAGGAAAATGTGCTCATGGATGCATTCACCGGATTGAGCGGATCAGGGCCTGCCTATATTTTTACCATTGTGGATGCCATGGCGGATGCCGGCGTGAAAATGGGATTGTCCAGAAAAGATTCCCTGTTTTTATCCACCCAGACCGTGTTGGGTGCAGCACAGCTGCTCCTTGAAAGCGGGGAGCATCCCGGACAGCTCAAAGACCGTGTGGCCTCTCCGGGGGGCACCGCCATTGCCGGCATTCACACCCTGGAGCAGGGCGGGCTTCGAACAACCCTGATCAATGCCGTTGAATCTGCGACCAAGCGCTCCAAAGAACTGGGTGACATGATGGTGAAGGACTTTATCAAGAACGCCGAAAATTAA
- a CDS encoding caspase family protein has product MISFNIKKRMIPAWALILIISAGGFGCVPANQLSLESLKKFHENFSKKNRETDSSTDRTITIAPANKGASEDQSRIALVVGNSNYKYAPRLANPRNDARDMCQALTRMGFQVAYLAEAPDDKTMARAVRKFGERLSRQKNTVGLFFYAGHAVQVDGANYLIPVNAKIQGELDMEYDTFNVANLMDTLNKADNDFNMVILDACRDNPFKGFTRSTSRGLAKMDSPQGTLIAFSTAPGEKAEDGRGRNGTYTKHLLKHIEEPGIDIEEMFKRVGRGVKTETHGRQIPFRNSSFYGDFCFGGCSDPLEEVRLEKERLEEQQRELELLKEELKQQRTTGGPSPATAADVTRKRAELKELNRKLEQQRQRLLQEEQPPKNRPAVKETSMPPIAF; this is encoded by the coding sequence ATGATCTCATTTAACATCAAAAAAAGGATGATCCCCGCCTGGGCGTTGATTCTGATCATTTCGGCCGGGGGCTTCGGCTGTGTGCCCGCAAACCAGCTTTCCCTTGAGTCGTTAAAAAAATTTCATGAGAATTTTTCAAAAAAGAATCGGGAAACCGATTCGTCAACAGACCGGACCATTACTATCGCTCCCGCGAACAAGGGAGCCTCAGAAGACCAGTCCAGAATCGCCCTGGTGGTGGGCAATTCAAATTACAAATACGCCCCCCGCCTTGCCAATCCCCGCAATGATGCCAGGGACATGTGCCAGGCCTTGACCCGGATGGGATTCCAGGTGGCCTACCTTGCCGAGGCCCCGGACGATAAAACCATGGCACGGGCGGTCAGAAAATTTGGTGAACGGTTGTCCCGGCAAAAAAATACCGTGGGCCTGTTTTTCTATGCGGGCCATGCCGTCCAGGTTGACGGAGCCAATTACCTGATCCCCGTCAATGCAAAAATCCAGGGCGAGCTGGACATGGAATATGACACCTTCAATGTGGCCAATCTGATGGATACCCTGAATAAGGCTGACAACGACTTTAACATGGTGATTCTTGATGCCTGCCGGGACAACCCCTTTAAGGGGTTCACACGGAGTACCAGCAGGGGTCTGGCCAAAATGGATTCACCCCAAGGAACCCTCATTGCGTTTTCCACCGCTCCCGGAGAAAAGGCCGAGGACGGCCGGGGCCGTAACGGCACCTACACCAAACATCTGCTGAAACATATTGAAGAGCCCGGCATTGACATTGAGGAGATGTTCAAAAGAGTGGGGCGCGGCGTTAAGACTGAGACCCATGGGCGGCAGATCCCGTTTCGTAATTCCAGTTTCTATGGAGATTTCTGCTTTGGCGGATGTTCGGATCCTCTGGAAGAGGTGCGGCTGGAAAAAGAACGCCTGGAAGAACAGCAGCGTGAATTGGAACTGCTGAAAGAGGAACTGAAACAACAACGTACGACCGGAGGCCCTTCTCCAGCCACTGCTGCCGACGTAACCAGAAAACGAGCTGAGCTAAAAGAACTGAATAGGAAACTTGAACAGCAACGGCAACGCCTGTTGCAAGAGGAACAGCCCCCAAAAAACAGGCCTGCTGTAAAAGAAACTTCCATGCCACCTATTGCGTTTTAA